The following coding sequences are from one Leishmania major strain Friedlin complete genome, chromosome 36 window:
- a CDS encoding putative eukaryotic translation initiation factor 6 (eIF-6), translating into MTLRTRFESSDDIGVFSRLTNAYCLVAAGASQNFYSVFEQELANHICVVYTSIGDARVIGRLTIGNRHGLIVPSITTDQELQHLRNSLPDSVKVQRVEERLSALGNCVVCNDHVALIHTDLSRETEEVIRDTLQVQTFRTSIAENALVGSYAVATNKGCMVHPKTPAQDMDEISSLLQVPVVAGTINRGNAAIGSGLVVNDWAAFCGLNTTATEITVVERIFQLRRETAGGDEGNLLQNVRETLVDELA; encoded by the coding sequence ATGACGCTGCGCACCCGCTTCGAGAGCTCCGATGATATCGGCGTCTTCTCCCGCCTCACCAACGCGTACTGCCTGGTGGCCGCTGGCGCGTCGCAAAACTTCTACTCAGTGTTCGAACAGGAGTTGGCAAACCACATATGCGTCGTGTACACGTCCATCGGTGATGCACGCGTGATTGGCCGCCTTACCATCGGCAACCGCCACGGCCTCATCGTTCCGTCCATCACGACGGAtcaggagctgcagcacctccgcaacTCGCTACCCGACTCCGTGAAAGTGCAGCGTGTCGAAGAGCGTCTCTCTGCACTAGGCAACTGTGTGGTGTGCAACGACCACGTAGCGCTCATCCACACAGACCTGAGCCGTGAGACAGAGGAGGTGATTCGCGATACCCTGCAGGTTCAGACGTTCCGCACCTCCATCGCGGAGAACGCCCTAGTGGGTAGTTACGCCGTAGCGACGAATAAGGGTTGCATGGTGCACCCCAAGACCCCTGCACAGGACATGGACGAGATATCGTccctgctgcaggtgccggTCGTGGCGGGCACGATCAACCGCGGCAATGCTGCCATCGGCTCTGGTCTTGTAGTGAACGACTGGGCCGCCTTTTGTGGTCTCAACACGACGGCGACAGAAATCACCGTCGTGGAGCGCATtttccagctgcgccgtgagaccgccggtggcgacgaAGGCAACTTGCTGCAGAATGTCCGCGAGACCCTGGTGGACGAGCTGGCGTAG
- a CDS encoding putative protein kinase, which produces MADGYHNNPVVPKVGQRFGPYQVGDTIGRGTFAKVKIGYHETTKVRVALKIISRKLMDGDARSALKIKREIKIMRVLRHPHITRLYDVVKTKHDIVLVMEYVSGGELFDYVTLKGRLEEPTARALFQQLTAAVAYCHRYRVTHRDIKPENIMMERGCHSVKLSDFGLSSITHDGRFFETSCGTPNYASPEVVSGRLYGGPEADVWSCGVVLYAMLCGTLPFDDSNIALLFKKIQTADYAIPSHVSAQAQDLLHRVLVVNPLERATMEQVMQHPWLRPDFPRYLLSLHYAAIVETTRFASTYYLTEDMLDEEVVRVVASRFRVSPQEVASIIMSEEERIPSMRAVISDEDNPNSMARRYPAANYFEMYSNVLDSKLWPTPVEIAAAEVALRDQTHDIYVSYVILTQKKQNKLTPQEHAANPSFGESANSLLQSQAHQGYGSLNANSLQQLTGNSSFTGLSFKETSSRSHAQASSSPASKKSNHHSGKTLQHLSPPLQHIMSSTVPVAPPGDPWQSGYNVVTAPFLPLHAKGATSTVLGQILRVQELPVQLLMSRRITVKPVKREASSTMFLSPGLQKSTPSFDCISDTGAAPTSMSTALQGNLLQPQRSPTTRTCSAAPTLLHLHSKVEVGLSSSCSPIPTGRPMRSNGADVRHNLATAGGETALDTLYHAETVTRFGNDFIRNGVAFVNSTSHETLQEVYEAMKEEGLLWKVIYDYYFSVVRYPNIKLQVKVYKTKSDEQLVDVKVSAQSGMAAYDVALSLLERLRTRAVNKRNTQIRERNASALKTLTPDTT; this is translated from the coding sequence ATGGCGGACGGCTACCACAACAACCCCGTTGTCCCCAAAGTGGGTCAGCGCTTCGGTCCCTATCAGGTCGGCGACACCATCGGCCGTGGCACCTTCGCCAAGGTGAAGATTGGCTACCACGAAACGACAAAGGTCCGCGTAGCGCTCAAGATTATATCACGCAAGCTGAtggacggcgacgcgcgctCGGCGCTGAAGATCAAGCGCGAGATCAAGATCATGcgggtgctgcgccacccgCACATCACTCGGCTCTACGATGTTGTCAAGACGAAACACGACATTGTGCTGGTCATGGAGTACGTGTCTGGCGGTGAGCTGTTTGACTACGTTACTCTCAAGGGTCGACTGGAGGAGCCGACTGCGCGCGCCCTATTTCAGCAGCTtaccgccgctgtcgcctaCTGCCATCGCTACCGGGTCACACATCGCGACATCAAGCCAGAGAACATCATGATGGAGCGCGGCTGCCACAGCGTGAAGCTGAGCGACTTCGGGCTATCCTCCATCACTCATGACGGGCGCTTCTTCGAGACGAGCTGTGGCACACCCAACTACGCGTCCCCGGAGGTGGTAAGTGGGCGGCTCTACGGCGGCCCGGAGGCGGATGTGTGGAGCTGTGGCGTCGTGCTCTATGCCATGCTCTGCGGCACTCTGCCCTTCGACGACAGCAACATTGCTCTCCTTTTCAAGAAGATCCAGACGGCAGACTACGCCATCCCTAGCCACGTCTCCGCGCAGGCACAAGacctgctgcatcgcgtGCTGGTCGTGAACCCCCTGGAGCGGGCCACCATGGAGCAGGTGATGCAGCACCCGTGGCTGCGGCCCGACTTTCCCCGGTACCTGCTCTCGTTGCACTACGCCGCTATCGTGGAGACGACGCGCTTCGCGAGCACCTACTATCTCACGGAGGACATGTTGgatgaggaggtggtgcgcgtcgtcgcctcCCGCTTCCGTGTCTCCCCGCAGGAGGTGGCGTCGATCATTatgtcggaggaggagcgcatcCCGTCGATGAGGGCCGTCATTAGCGATGAGGACAACCCGAACTCCATGGCGCGTCGCTACCCCGCCGCGAACTACTTTGAGATGTACTCGAACGTGCTAGACTCAAAGCTGTGGCCCACGCCGGTAGAGATCGCCGCGGCCGAGGTGGCTCTTCGCGACCAGACGCATGACATCTACGTTTCCTATGTCATTCTAACGCAGAAGAAGCAGAACAAGCTGACTCCGCAAGAGCACGCCGCAAACCCGTCGTTTGGAGAGAGTGCCAACTCCCTCCTTCAGTCGCAGGCCCACCAGGGCTATGGCTCCCTCAACGCAAactcgctgcagcagctcacggGCAACAGCAGTTTCACCGGCCTCAGCTTCAAGGAGACGAGCTCGAGATCGCACGCGCAGGCCAGCTCGTCGCCCGCATCGAAGAAGTCGAACCACCATAGCGGTAAGACGCTTCAGCATCTAtcgccgccgttgcagcACATCATGAGCTCGACCGTGCCGGTGGCCCCTCCTGGCGACCCGTGGCAGTCGGGGTACAACGTCGTCACGGCGCCGTTTCTCCCACTCCACGCGAAAggcgccaccagcaccgtaCTGGGACAGATCCTACGCGTGCAGGAGCTcccggtgcagctgctcatgTCTCGCAGAATCACGGTGAAGCCCGTCAAGAGAGAGGCATCAAGCACGATGTTTTTGTCGCCGGGGCTTCAGAAATCAACACCCAGTTTTGACTGCATCAGCGacaccggcgctgcaccgACCTCGATGTCAACGGCTCTGCAAGGCaatctgctgcagccgcagcgatcCCCAACGACGAGGACGTGCTCGGCGGCACCAACTCTGCTACATCTGCATTCGAAGGTTGAGGTGGGTCTTAGCAGCTCCTGCTCGCCGATCCCGACCGGCAGGCCAATGAGGAgcaacggcgccgacgtGCGGCACAACCTGGCCACCGCGGGCGGCGAGACAGCGCTGGACACGTTGTATCATGCAGAGACAGTGACACGCTTCGGCAACGACTTTATCCGCAATGGCGTAGCGTTTGTGAACTCCACCAGTCACGAGACACTGCAGGAGGTGTACGAGGCcatgaaggaggaggggctgctCTGGAAGGTCATCTACGACTACTACTTCTCCGTCGTGCGCTACCCGAACATCAAGCTGCAGGTGAAGGTGTACAAGACCAAGTCGGATGAGCAATTGGTGGACGTCAAGGTGTCCGCGCAAAGCGGGATGGCCGCGTACGACGTGGCGCTGTCGTTGTtagagcggctgcgcacccGTGCCGTTAACAAGCGCAACACGCAGATTCGTGAACGAAATGCAAGCGCCCTCAAGACCCTCACGCCGGACACCACTTGA